The Blautia obeum ATCC 29174 region TGAAGAAGCTCACCTCAATCCCAAATATATTTTTGATACCTTTATCGTCGGTAACAATAATAAATTTGCACAGGCCGCAGCCCTTGCAGTTGCTGAATCTCCGGGAGATACATACAACCCACTGTTTATCTATGGAGGTGCCGGCCTTGGTAAAACCCATCTTATGCATTCCATCGCTCATTATATTATTGAGCACGATGAAAACAGCAAAGTTTTGTATGTTACCAGTGAAGAATTTACCAATGAACTGATTGAAACGATCCGAAACGGAAACAACTCAGCAATGTCCAAATTCCGTGAAAAATACAGAAACATCGATGTTCTTCTTGTCGATGATATTCAGTTTATTATAGGAAAGGAATCTACACAGGAAGAATTTTTCCATACCTTTAACAGTTTGCACAGTGCGAAAAAACAGATCATCATATCTTCTGATAAACCGCCAAAAGATATGGAAATCCTGGAAGAACGTTTCCGTTCCAGATTCGAATGGGGGCTGATCGCAGATATCACCCTTCCGGATTATGAAACACGAATGGCTATTCTTCATAAAAAAGAAGAACTGGAAGGCTATAATATCAGCGAAGAAGTCATCAAATATATCGCAACAAATATCAAATCCAATATCCGAGAACTGGAAGGTGCTTTCAACAAAGTCATGGCCAGCTCCAAACTGGAAAAGAAAGAAGTAACCCTGGAACTTGCCGAACAGGCATTAAAAGACATTATTTCACCGGATGAACAGAAGGTGATCACTCCAGATTACATTATTTCTGTAGTTGCTGAGCATTATCACGTAACAGTTGCAGATCTCTGCGGCAATAAACGAAGCTCCAAAATCGTTATGCCACGACAGATTGCAATGTATCTGTGCCGTGATATTATAGATACTTCGCTCAAAACAATCGGCAAAAATCTGGGAGACCGTGACCATACCACAGTTATGCACGGGATAGAGAAGATTGAGAACGAATTAAAGACAAATGATAACCTCAAAAACTCCATTGATACGTTAAGGAAAAAAATTAATCCACAAGGTTAAGAGACTTTTCCACACACAATTTTAACTTTGAAAGTCGTTTATACACGGAGTTATACAGTAAAGAAATCCCCGTTTTTCAAGGTTTGAAAGACTTTTTCACATATTCACACCCCCCTAAGGCGGCTACGGCGGATTTCTTTATATATTTTTATTTATAAAGCCAATTCTGAAACAGGAAGGGAGTTATACACATCATGAAAATCATCTGTTCCAAAAGTAATCTTTTAAAAAGCGTAAATATATCTTTGAAAGCTGTACCATCCAAAACAACAATGCCAATTCTTGAATGTATTCTTATGGATGCAACAACAAATCAGATCAAATTTACTACCAATGACATGGAACTTGGTATTGAAACAATCGTTGATGGTCATATTGAAGAAAAAGGTATGGTTGCTCTTGATGCAAAAATCTTCTATGAAATCATTCGAAGACTTCCGGATAATGATGTAACCATTACCACAGACAGCAACTTCGTAGCTACGATCACCTGTGAAAAAGCCAAATTTACAATTCCGGGCAAAGCAGGCGAAGATTTTGCATATCTTCCGGTTATTGAAAAAGATGAATCACTGACTCTTTCTCAGTTTACTTTGAAAGAAATGATTCGTCAGACAATCTTTTCCATTGCAGTTAATGAAAATAACCGCCTGATGACTGGAGAATTATTTGAAATAAAAGATAATTGTCTGAAAATTGTTTCTCTGGATGGTCATCGTATCTCTATCCGGAAGATGCCTCTGAAAAAAGAATATTCAGATCGCAAGATCGTTGTTCCGGGAAAAACATTAAGTGAGATAAGCAAGATCCTGTCCGGTGAAATTGATGATCAGGTAAGTATCTATTTTACAAAAAATCATATTCTGTTTGAATTTGACCAGACTATGGTTGTTTCTAGACTGATCGAAGGAGAATATTTCCGCATTGATCAGATGCTTTCCAGTGATTACGATACAAAAGTCAGCGTAAACAAAAAAGAATTCCTTGACTGTATTGACCGAGCAACACTTCTGGTACGAGAAGGCGACAAAAAACCAATCGTAATCGAGATCAAAGATAACAGCATGGAACTGAAAATCGATTCTGCTATGGGTTCCATGAATGAAGAGATTGATATTGAAAAAGATGGTAAAGATATTCTCATCGGATTCAACCCGAAATTCCTGATCGATGCTTTGAAAGTTATAGATGATGAAGTAATTCATATGTATCTGATGAACCCGAAAGCACCATGTTTTATCAGAGATGATGAAGAAAACTACACATATCTGATCCTGCCAGTAAATATCAGTCAGAATCAGAATAGATAAAAATAGAATCAGTCCAGATAAGAGGTGAATGATTTGGAAATCAAAATCAGAGATGAATTTATAAAACTCGGACAGGCTTTGAAACTTGCCGGAGTCGTAGAAGACGGAGTGGAAGCAAAGTATGCGATTCAGGATGGTCTTGTTCAGGTAAATGGTGAAGTTGACCAGCGAAGAGGCCGTAAGGTTTATGAAGGTGATGTGATCACTTTTGAAGATCAGGAAATCAAAGTCATCAGATAATTATGTATATAGAATCGATAGAACTTAAGAATTTCAGAAATTATCAGGATCTGCAGCTGGATTTTGATAAAGGAACCAATATTTTTTATGGAGATAATGCGCAGGGTAAAACCAATATTCTGGAATCTGTGTATATTTGTGGGACAACGAAATCACATAAAGGAAGTAAAGACAAAGAAATCATTCGTTTTGGAGAGGAAGAATCTCATATTCGAATGATGGTAAAAAAGGATGAGCTTTCTTATAAGATCGACATGCATCTTCGTAAAAATAAGGCAAAAGGCGTGGCAATCAATGGATTACGGATCAAAAAAGCCAGGGAATTATTTGGAATCGTAAATCTTGTTTTTTTCTCACCGGAGGATCTGAATATCATCAAAAACGGACCTGGTGAGAGAAGAAGATTTATGGATCTGGAATTATGCCAGCTTGACCAGATATATCTGACGGATCTGGCAGGATATAATCATATCGTAAATCAGAGAAACCGTCTTCTGAAAGATCTTTACCAGAATCCTTCTTTACGGGAAACACTGGAAATCTGGGACATTCAGATGTTGCAGTACGGAAAGAAGATCATTGAAAAAAGGCGGGATTTTGTCAGAGACCTGAATGATGTGATTCAGGATATCCACCGTAATCTGACGGGTGGAGAAGAACATCTTGAGGTTATTTATGAACCGAGTACAGAGTCAGAATGCTTTGAAGAAACTTTGAAAAAAAACAGAGAACGTGATATGCGGATGAAAATGACATCTGCCGGTCCACACAGAGATGATCTGTGTTTTATGGTAAACGGGATCGATATCCGGAAATTTGGTTCACAGGGACAGCAGAGAACAGCGGCCCTGTCTTTGAAACTTTCAGAAATCTATCTGGTAAAAGAAAAAATCAAAGATACGCCGATACTTCTTCTGGATGATGTACTTTCAGAGTTGGACAGCAACAGACAGACATATCTGCTGGACAGCATTCATGATATACAGACGCTAATTACCTGTACGGGACTGGATGATTTTGTAAGCCACCAGTTTCATATTAACAAAGTTTTCAAAGTAGTAAAAGGAGAGGTGTTTAACCCTGTAAATTAAAGTATTTTTGTGGTTATCACATTTTGACAAGCATTATGGCATATGTTACACTGTTTTTAATATTGGAAAGTTGGTGAATGCATTGGATAAAGAGGAATTTCGGATCAAACTCGAAGAAATAAATCGCCTTGTAGAAAAGAAAAATTACAAGGATGCTATGGAAGTGGTAGACAGTATTGACTGGCGTCGTGTTAAGAATGTTCGTACCTTATGCGTTGTTGGAGAAATCTATGCAGCAAATAAAAGATACGAAGACAGTAAGGAAATCTTCCTTCTGGCTTATCACAGAGCACCGATTGGCAAAAATATTTTATACCGCCTGATTGAAGTGTCCCTCAAAATGAAGGATATCGCTGAAGCGGAAGAATTTTATGAGGAATTTCTGGAGGTTGCACCAAATGATAACACCAGATATATCCTCAAGTACAAAATCTGCAAGGAAAAACAGGTTTCTCTGGATGAACAGATCAGAATCCTGGAAGAATACAAAGAGAAAGAATTTACAGAGCGCTGGTCTTATGAACTGGCAAAACTGTATTATCAGAATGGAGATACTCAGAAGTGTCTGAGTCTTTGTGATGAAATGGTTCTCTGGTTCAGTGACGGAAAATACGTTATGAAGGCACTGGATCTCAAGAACAGAATGGGAATGCTGACGGGAGAAGAAAAAGAAAAATATGACAGTCAGTTTATTCCAAAACTTACACCTGTAGAAGATGCGGATTCTATCAATGAAGAAAAGCCTGCGCAGGAAGTGAAAACTGCAGAAGAGGACGGACCTGTGATCGAGAGCGTAGCAATCGATGAGAGAGATGTCAACAGTGCAGAAAGTCTTCAGGAAAAAATTTCGAAAGGTATCAGAGATATCTTCAGTGGAAACAAAAAGAAAGAAACTGAAGAAGATTTCATGAAAGAAGAACAGGAAGCTCCGGAAGAAGTCCAGGAGGAACTTATCAAAGACATTTCTTCTGATGAGACTGATGTGAATGTTCCGGAACTTGAGCCGGAAGATGCAATGATCCATCCGCCTAAGAATCCAGGACAGTCTGTTTTCAGCAATATGGAAGAAATGATCGAGCAGGTTACCGAAGAGGAAATCAAGAGCGGTCCGGAAGAACCGACTGCCGGAGAAAATACGGAGATACTGGAATCAGAGGATACTCTGGAAGCAGCTGAGCCTGCTGAAAATGTTGAAGCTGAGAAGGAAGATAAAGCGGCTGAGAATACAGAAAAACAGCCGGTTGAAATGAAAATGCCGGAGCTTGAAATTCCGGAATCCATGAAGAATATGAATTTGGATAATCCTGAAGAAATAGAAATTCCAAAAGCACCGGATATTTGCCTGCCAGGTGCAGAAAATGCATCTTCAGATGATTTTGAATTTAATCTTGAAGATACGATCCTTGCAGCTGCGTCTGCCCAGGGAATTGAAATTCCGAAAGGACCGATTCCGGCAAAGAAACCAGCTGAAGAGGTTCAGGAAACTGTTCCGGAGGACGATGAAGAATATATGTCCGAAGAAGATCTTCAGAGTGCAGAGGATGAATTTATGAATGGTCCGGCAGGAAAAGCAGCCGAGCCGGAACAGGATGAAACGGAATCCGATGAGAATGATCAGGAAGAACCGGAAACAGATGAATTTGATTCTCTGATGGAAGATGATGAAGATTTCGGAGAAGAAGATGGTTATGAAGATGAGGATGATCTGCTGAAAGGAATGGATTTCCTCAATGATATTGATAATGCAGAGACAATGGAGATTCCTGTCAGAGAAGTTAAGAAATCCAAACCTGCGAAAAAAGCAAAAAAACCGGTTTCAGAAGAAGAAGAAATGGAACAGCTGATCGATTCTATGCAGCCTAAGAAAAATGCAGAAGATATCATTCCGAGGGAAAAAGTACTTACAGAGGATGAAGAGAAGCTCTTTACATACTTTGCAAAAGTACCTGGACTGAAAGAACAGATCCTTGATACGCTTTATGATGTACAGATGGGTGCTGCAGATAAAACATCCAGAACAGGTAACGTGATTGTTATGGGTGGTCGTGAAACCGGAAAAACCCGCCTGATCTCAAGTCTGATTCCTGCAATCTGCAAAGAGCTGAATCTG contains the following coding sequences:
- the recF gene encoding DNA replication/repair protein RecF (All proteins in this family for which functions are known are DNA-binding proteins that assist the filamentation of RecA onto DNA for the initiation of recombination or recombinational repair.), with product MYIESIELKNFRNYQDLQLDFDKGTNIFYGDNAQGKTNILESVYICGTTKSHKGSKDKEIIRFGEEESHIRMMVKKDELSYKIDMHLRKNKAKGVAINGLRIKKARELFGIVNLVFFSPEDLNIIKNGPGERRRFMDLELCQLDQIYLTDLAGYNHIVNQRNRLLKDLYQNPSLRETLEIWDIQMLQYGKKIIEKRRDFVRDLNDVIQDIHRNLTGGEEHLEVIYEPSTESECFEETLKKNRERDMRMKMTSAGPHRDDLCFMVNGIDIRKFGSQGQQRTAALSLKLSEIYLVKEKIKDTPILLLDDVLSELDSNRQTYLLDSIHDIQTLITCTGLDDFVSHQFHINKVFKVVKGEVFNPVN
- a CDS encoding RNA-binding S4 domain-containing protein, with translation MNDLEIKIRDEFIKLGQALKLAGVVEDGVEAKYAIQDGLVQVNGEVDQRRGRKVYEGDVITFEDQEIKVIR
- the dnaA gene encoding chromosomal replication initiator protein DnaA, with the protein product MDKVIENWDKILQTVKADYDVGDVAFNTWLKPLKVYDVKDNVITILVPSEQVVLINLLNKKYKLLLQVTICEITGMDECEVKFISPDEAPKKEVSSYTNAAAETGLTDIDRRCEEAHLNPKYIFDTFIVGNNNKFAQAAALAVAESPGDTYNPLFIYGGAGLGKTHLMHSIAHYIIEHDENSKVLYVTSEEFTNELIETIRNGNNSAMSKFREKYRNIDVLLVDDIQFIIGKESTQEEFFHTFNSLHSAKKQIIISSDKPPKDMEILEERFRSRFEWGLIADITLPDYETRMAILHKKEELEGYNISEEVIKYIATNIKSNIRELEGAFNKVMASSKLEKKEVTLELAEQALKDIISPDEQKVITPDYIISVVAEHYHVTVADLCGNKRSSKIVMPRQIAMYLCRDIIDTSLKTIGKNLGDRDHTTVMHGIEKIENELKTNDNLKNSIDTLRKKINPQG
- the dnaN gene encoding DNA polymerase III subunit beta — protein: MKIICSKSNLLKSVNISLKAVPSKTTMPILECILMDATTNQIKFTTNDMELGIETIVDGHIEEKGMVALDAKIFYEIIRRLPDNDVTITTDSNFVATITCEKAKFTIPGKAGEDFAYLPVIEKDESLTLSQFTLKEMIRQTIFSIAVNENNRLMTGELFEIKDNCLKIVSLDGHRISIRKMPLKKEYSDRKIVVPGKTLSEISKILSGEIDDQVSIYFTKNHILFEFDQTMVVSRLIEGEYFRIDQMLSSDYDTKVSVNKKEFLDCIDRATLLVREGDKKPIVIEIKDNSMELKIDSAMGSMNEEIDIEKDGKDILIGFNPKFLIDALKVIDDEVIHMYLMNPKAPCFIRDDEENYTYLILPVNISQNQNR